A DNA window from Macadamia integrifolia cultivar HAES 741 chromosome 4, SCU_Mint_v3, whole genome shotgun sequence contains the following coding sequences:
- the LOC122077099 gene encoding uncharacterized protein LOC122077099, with the protein MIRLDFPRLDDTDLLGWIFKADRFFDYHNMVDPQQLQVSSFQVDGPVLQWFQWMHREGQFTTWSAFTRDLEIRFGPSEFEDHQGAIAKLTQSTTVADYQSWFETLANRTSNITSAFLVSCFISSVRPDICCEVLAFRPSLMAHVVGLARLQEAKLLDGRRSFSRLPPPARPLLLPASSSPLHFPIRRFTPMDMQNCREQGLCYNCNERFVSGHRCKTRQLFLLEYKEDATETELSTDYVEASDAQMLFNQDLSYHALTGHSSPSTLRFTDYVVGSPIQVLIDGGSTNNFIQSRVTTPLGLAIAANSQIEGLCSCWKWRTVS; encoded by the coding sequence ATGATCAGACTTGACTTCCCTCGCTTAGACGACACCGACCTCTTGGGTTGGATCTTCAAAGCGGATCGGTTCTTCGACTATCATAACATGGTGGATCCGCAACAGCTTCAGGTTTCCTCCTTCCAGGTGGATGGTCCTGTATTGCAATGGTTCCAGTGGATGCATCGTGAGGGTCAGTTCACCACCTGGTCGGCATTCACTCGGGATTTGGAAATCAGATTTGGTCCATCGGAGTTTGAGGACCATCAGGGAGCTATTGCAAAACTCACTCAATCTACTACGGTTGCTGATTATCAGTCATGGTTTGAGACGTTGGCAAACAGAACCTCCAATATTACATCGGCATTCCTGGTTAGTTGTTTTATCTCTAGTGTACGACCAGACATCTGTTGTGAGGTATTGGCCTTTCGACCTTCCTTGATGGCCCACGTAGTGGGTTTGGCTCGCCTCCAAGAAGCCAAGCTTCTTGATGGTCGTCGTTCGTTTTCTCGCCTCCCACCTCCGGCACGCCCTCTACTGTTACCTGCTTCTTCATCACCATTGCATTTTCCTATTCGTCGGTTCACCCCCATGGATATGCAGAACTGCCGTGAGCAAGGCCTTTGTTATAATTGCAATGAACGATTTGTTTCCGGCCACAGGTGCAAGACACGCCAACTATTTCTTCTGGAATACAAGGAAGACGCGACTGAAACAGAGCTATCAACCGATTATGTTGAGGCCTCTGATGCCCAGATGCTCTTCAATCAGGATCTTTCTTATCACGCTCTCACCGGCCATTCCTCACCATCAACACTGCGGTTTACCGATTATGTTGTTGGCTCTCCTATTCAAGTTCTCATAGATGGGGGCAGTACTAATAATTTTATTCAAAGCAGGGTCACCACCCCTCTCGGTTTGGCTATTGCCGCCAATAGCCAAATCGAAGGTCTCTGTTCTTGTTGGAAATGGAGAACGGTTAGTTAG